One window from the genome of Cryptococcus deuterogattii R265 chromosome 10, complete sequence encodes:
- a CDS encoding senataxin: protein MSSDKPRPEDVEALLAARRKVQEKPNTDALLPVYLYLLPPSNEAQSSSSSLEDHWYCNKSKSALHTEAATYLIFLFAFQRQGTSKTWVDKLEVILESCENCARSFGVARRRLEFRYLSEWPAHVRKNFFAAVDRWQSAFILNHSDKANDRGYGKLSSTEPALYSLSRPIVQLLLGEPSLLSDPGVNSLYQEAFQSTSPTPSSLTVLGMTPVHARLLSSSEPEQNRWSAGQLPAFARRPLRFSEWCTLGIGSEFQDLYNDGMLDGQKRWHNVAAILDNKVLDQETVEKGLLDGQLENDARGRKGRGVMSVLSGLLSSDISYMESVISCLASLLRTSPTRHIWSFDTSPDLPHTLISELRTNPAFHELLETCYPAPLDSEADDHGAPRNSSGKSKELRKPDKNPLDWLGDYLLSVADTEKRMITQTGEGKGSGMAFAEALAVVTNMVYQELQHSRLSNELRATAASAGFEAILRFYQTLNAEDVSINTAISSTLDLHSSFITTVAFRSKNHPPPAWSEARSSARSLLTIIFQADARSTVHSLLTMAAVAHEERKRQQKKRRNKSDVAVGPAKKVDHLPLASVRKDLWSMAYDALSPSDAAGAGILLKSLAPFSHIELLDRQASWYHHGLEEAVKKEEWVGGIRAINIAIKATRESFPRAIESLASQTDPSGVRSLWKEQGVAKAATILLLSPDDEIHTPIISIIQQSFDDVDDRGDCFRALLQHYPDAAIDGLNDFLRTFIETARITPESCSLAKWLVRCFHDVLEVLCRPSGILGPLLQSDDFLASFADGRSMRKRLEELWHLMTTSLALIFKRTLDWAPHFENEVMVDWMRDALIFGRQMTDHIRAFEAAVLGTSARGNETMSESSARQSLVGKKMTKQLELVLSDLILWLRLTDIETLFQTHQLIKTILQRISKSTTDVSKNPALERTLLDIDKFCRKASRSFTSRLSDDLLSELSELLEPFNLVDDSEVQFVKEVKPKSSSDVVTSRESTPNISKSSMSKAPVRNAFAEMMKASGGKLASSNKTSTSTAKSKPSAPSDVIDVDDFDDDFLSNISASDLDLIEKRAFMKESARQAPPKPSIQSRLSTSARPHMPSNKLHVDLTYKAPPKPASSFQSKVMQDIRREHYASIHERKRLEAGQVAPKLPTASALGSGLGAYTGPPKPRVIEPVDSGSSASDSSDDERTAMKGLLSKQKSPAKPIRPIVEKRSIRVLGDPIAEIHRRNEDRRAKAHATKMRLKPDLSSLYRYILSWDPDHSGQSPPHGAKFAAELSDMRVVPTTFHNPKHYERIMLPLFLQELWSQCANDQVQVGPAVPVEVASRQYEDDFVEIDLMVVGRGDFYCNDSDLVTLRQPNNPKGIFAKIMAFKKHPKGSMIRARIMSVMDQKELCGKSKWQLRKHVSLSTSIREFAALKGLPWYESSLLSDIMGGRSAIMPKLSTEKIEDTMKCLSLNEPQAKAVLGALEVKGFTLIQGPPGTGKTKTISGLVGRWMSERKIPISVDGQPPVKPKLLVCAPSNAAIDEVCKRLILGVPNPDGGQYNPSIVRVGIDASVNIAVKDVSLDSLVEAVVSNSSGRNIGGEYGRIQAELDDVKQQIKDKQEAIKLAQDHDEKRKVLEDEYHALITRRTQLGQASSKAKDAARDATRHLDGARRAARDQILKDADIICATLSGAGHDTLAAHTFETVIIDEAAQAIEMSCLIPLKYGCKRCIMVGDPNQLPPTTFSANAEKLQYNESLFVRMTKRDASHVQLLSIQYRMHPFISELPSKVFYHGQLKDGPSMAKKTAAIWHQRNIFGPYRFFNIEGTEIKTGTSTKNPAEALAAVELYRRLNADFGTRVNLAMRIGVISMYREQLWELKRKFTEAFGSTILELVEFNTVDGFQGQEKDIIILSCVRSGPNLKHIGFLKDTRRMNVALTRAKSSLFIFGNGPTLERSDERWKIIVQDARDRGFFINYDSTTFNAAVLEPPPSVKKRGSVSKSKASPGAPRSTTVPDGLLPPKDLAADISTPSKVKREASVELSKEKKKKRKTSDGLSRAEEPTSRVAVTATVPSSRLSSESAMSAVKHAEDSPQLSSSKPPPLRIPLPPQPSNFPKMARPHPPPPEDVLFIKKKKKRPNK, encoded by the exons ATGTCTTCTGACAAACCACGTCCAGAGGACGTCGAAGCCCTCCTCGCTGCAAGGCGTAAGGTTCAGGAGAAACCAAATACTGACGCCCTTCTTCCGGTTTACTTGTATCTGTTACCCCCATCGAATGAGGCGCAGTCGAGTTCCAGCTCATTGGAGGATCACTGGTATTGCAACAAGTCCAAGTCCGCTCTCCACACTGAGGCTGCTACGTATCTTATATTCCTCTTTGCCTTCCAACGACAGGGCACTTCAAAGACTTGGGTCGATAAATTAGAGGTCATTCTCGAATCATGCGAGAACTGTGCTAGGAGCTTTGGAGTCGCGAGGAGGCGCTTAGAGTTTAG ATATCTCTCTGAATGGCCAGCACATGTTCGGAAGAATTTCTTTGCGGCTGTTGATCGGTGGCAAAGCGCTTTCATTCTCAATCATTCAGACAAGGCCAATGACAGAGGGTATGGAAAGCTGAGTTCCACTGAACCTGCGCTCTACTCTCTCAGTCGGCCTATAGTTCAGTTGCTATTGGGTGAACCATCGCTGTTATCTGATCCGGGTGTCAATAGTTTGTATCAGGAGGCCTTCCAATCGACGTCCCCTACGCCATCATCACTCACCGTTCTTGGAATGACCCCTGTACATGCTCGCCTACTGTCCTCCTCGGAGCCTGAGCAAAATCGTTGGTCTGCAGGCCAACTGCCGGCTTTTGCTCGTCGGCCACTTCGGTTCTCAGAATGGTGCACTTTGGGAATCGGAAGCGAGTTCCAAGATCTATATAATGATGGGATGCTCGATGGACAGAAGCGGTGGCATAATGTTGCAGCGATTTTGGATAATAAAGTTCTCGATCAAGAAACTGTTGAAAAAGGTCTTCTGGATGGCCAACTGGAAAATGACGcgcgaggaagaaaggggaGAGGTGTGATGTCTGTGCTGAGTGGCCTTTTGAGTAGCGACATTTCTT ATATGGAATCTGTCATTTCCTGCCTGGCTTCTCTTTTGCGCACTTCTCCGACTCGACATATATGGTCATTCGATACATCTCCCGACCTTCCGCATACTCTTATATCAGAGCTTCGAACAAATCCGGCATTTCACGAACTTCTGGAGACCTGTTATCCCGCACCGCTCGATTCCGAAGCTGACGACCATGGTGCTCCCCGCAACAGCAGCGGCAAGAGCAAAGAGCTACGGAAGCCGGATAAGAACCCATTGGATTGGTTAGGTGACTATCTGTTATCTGTGGCAGACacagagaagagaatgatTACCCAAACCggtgaagggaaaggatCTGGAATGGCATTTGCAGAGGCCCTTGCAGTAGTCACCAATATGGTCTACCAAGAACTTCAGCACAGTAGGCTTTCAAATGAATTACGTGCTACTGCGGCTTCCGCTGGATTTGAG GCAATCCTTCGATTTTATCAGACACTGAATGCAGAAGACGTGTCCATAAATAccgccatctcctccacattAGACCTTCACTCTTCATTTATCACAACCGTCGCTTTCCGCTCCAAgaatcatcctcctcctgcatGGTCTGAAGCTCGTAGTTCTGCTCGTAGTCTCCTCACCATTATTTTTCAAGCGGACGCACGATCGACAGTTCATAGTTTATTAACGATGGCTGCCGTAGCccatgaagaaagaaaacgtcagcaaaagaagcGGAGAAACAAGTCCGACGTTGCTGTGGGTCCTGCCAAAAAGGTTGACCATCTGCCCCTTGCATCCGTGCGAAAAGATTTGTGGTCCATGGCTTATGACGCGCTGTCACCGAGCGATGCAGCAGGTGCCGGTATCCTGCTCAAATCCCTCGCGCCCTTCTCACATATTGAATTACTTGACAGGCAAGCTTCATGGTATCATCACGGTCTAGAAGAAGCagtaaaaaaagaagaatgggttGGGGGAATAAGAGCAATTAACATCGCCATCAAAGCTACACGTGAATCTTTTCCTCGTGCGATCGAATCTTTGGCCAGCCAAACAGATCCTTCGGGTGTCAGATCATTATGGAAGGAACAGGGAGTAGCCAAAGCCGCGACCATCCTTCTATTGTCCCCCGACGATGAAATACATACGCCTATCATCAGTATCATTCAGCAATCGTTCGATGACGTCGACGATCGAGGGGATTGTTTCCGTGCTCTCCTCCAGCATTATCCAGATGCAGCCATTGATGGGCTCAATGATTTTTTACGCACTTTCATCGAAACGGCAAGGATCACCCCGGAATCATGTTCTTTAGCGAAATGGCTTGTTCGTTGCTTTCACGACGTGCTTGAGGTTCTCTGCCGACCATCAGGTATTTTAGGGCCCCTTCTCCAATCAGACGATTTCCTGGCTTCCTTTGCAGACGGCAGAAGCATGCGAAAGAGACTGGAAGAGCTTTGGCATCTCATGACCACGTCTCTtgctctcatcttcaaacgTACTCTTGATTGGGCACCTCATTTCGAGAACGAGGTAATGGTGGACTGGATGCGGGACGCACTTATCTTTGGTCGACAAATGACCGATCATATTAGAGCTTTCGAGGCAGCAGTTTTGGGAACGAGTGCAAGAGGTAATGAAACCATGTCAGAGTCTTCGGCAAGGCAAAGTCTAGTGGGCAAAAAAATGACAAAGCAGTTGGAATTGGTGTTGTCGGATCTTATCTTATGGCTCAGATTGACGGA TATTGAAACACTGTTCCAGACACATCAACTCATCAAAACCATTTTGCAGAGGATCAGCAAGAGCACGACTGACGTCTCCAAAAACCCTGCTCTTGAGAGGACTTTGCTCGATATTGATAAATTCTGTCGTAAAGCCTCTCGAAGTTTCACAAGTCGACTCTCTGATGACTTGCTTTCCGAGCTTTCTGAACTTCTCGAACCTTTTAACCTGGTTGATGATTCCGAAGTGCAGTTTGTCAAGGAAGTCAAGCCGAAGTCGTCTTCAGATGTTGTTACCTCGCGCGAGTCTACTCCAAATATCAGCAAGTCCTCAATGTCTAAAGCTCCAGTTCGCAATGCGTTCGccgagatgatgaaggcaTCTGGTGGTAAACTGGCATCTAGCAACAAAACCTCAACGTCGACTGCGAAATCGAAACCGTCTGCACCCAGCGACGTTATAGACGTCGATGACTTTGACGACGATTTCCTCAGCAATATTTCGGCTTCCGACCTTGACCTTATAGAGAAGCGGGCTTTCATGAAAGAATCCGCTCGTCAAGCACCTCCAAAACCCTCGATTCAATCGAGACTTTCCACTTCTGCCCGACCTCATATGCCCTCAAACAAACTGCATGTCGACTTGACTTATAAGGCACCCCCTAAACccgcttcctctttccaatCAAAGGTGATGCAGGACATCCGAAGGGAACACTATGCTTCCATACATGAACGGAAACGATTAGAAGCAGGGCAAGTCGCACCGAAGTTACCTACGGCATCGGCTTTAGGCAGTGGACTTGGAGCTTACACCGGCCCTCCAAAGCCCAGAGTTATTGAACCTGTAGACAGTGGCTCGAGTGCATCTGACTCATCAGATGACGAGAGAACCGCGATGAAGGGCCTACTCTCTAAGCAAAAATCTCCAGCAAAACCGATTCGGCCGattgttgagaagagatcCATCAGGGTACTAGGCGACCCTATAGCTGAAATCCATCGACGTAATGAAGACCGCAGAGCCAAGGCCCATGCTACTAAGATGAGGCTTAAGCCAGACCTTAGCTCTCTTTACCGTTACATCCTCTCTTGGGATCCTGATCACTCTGGGCAGTCACCTCCGCATGGAGCGAAATTTGCAGCTGAGTTATCAGATATGCGCGTAGTTCCGACGACGTTTCATAATCCGAAACATTACGAACGCATCATGCTTCCATTGTTTTTGCAGGAACTTTGGTCACAGTGCGCAAATGATCAAGTGCAAGTGGGACCTGCTGTGCCAGTAGAGGTCGCATCAAGGCAATACGAAGATGACTTTGTAGAAATTGATCTTATGGTCGTTGGGCGGGGTGATTTCTACTGTAACGACTCTGACCTTGTCACACTTCGGCAACCCAACAATCCCAAAGGCATCTTTGCAAAAATCATGGCATTCAAAAAGCATCCGAAAGGCTCGATGATTAGAGCACGGATCATGTCTGTCATGGACCAAAAAGAACTTTGCGGGAAGTCCAAGTGGCAATTGCGCAAGCACGTCTC CCTAAGCACTTCTATCCGAGAGTTCGCTGCCTTGAAAGGTCTGCCATGGTATGAATCCAGCCTTTTGTCGGATATTATGGGGGGACGAAGCGCTATCATGCCGAAACTATCGACTGAGAAAATCGAGGATACAATGAAGTGTCTGAGCCTGAACGAACCACAGGCGAAAGCCGTCCTTGGAGCTTTGGAGGTCAAAGGATTTACACTTATCCAAGG CCCTCCAGGTACAGGTAAAACTAAAACTATCAGTGGTTTAGTGGGCAGATGGATGTCTGAACGCAAGATACCGATATCAGTTGATGGCCAACCCCCCGTCAAGCCCAAGTTGCTTGTATGCGCCCCCAGCAATGCCGCTATCGATGAAGTCTGTAAACGTCTGATCCTTGGAGTGCCCAACCCTGACGGCGGTCAATATAATCCGAGTATTGTTAGAGTGGGTATTGACGCTTCTGTCAATATCGCCGTGAAGGATGTGTCTTTAGACAGTCTTGTCGAAGCAGTAGTCAGCAATAGCTCTGGAAGGAACATTGGAGGGGAATATGGGAGGATTCAGGCGGAGCTGGATGATGTCAAGCAGCAGATCAAGGACAAGCAGGAAGCGATTAAGTTGGCTCAAGATCATGATGAAAAGCGGAAGGTCCTGGAAGACGAATATCATGCCCTGATCACTCGCCGTACACAGCTTGGTCAAGCATCCTCCAAAGCAAAGGATGCCGCTAGAGACGCAACCCGCCATCTCGACGGTGCTCGACGAGCGGCTAGGGATCAGATTCTGAAGGATGCTGATATTATCTGTGCTACTCTCTCCGGTGCAGGTCATGATACATTAGCCGCCCATACCTTTGAGACAGTGATCATTGACGAAGCTGCTCAAGCCATAGAAATGAGTTGCCTGATTCCCTTGAAATACGGGTGTAAACGATGTATCATGGTTGGAG ATCCCAATCAATTACCTCCAACTACATTCAGTGCCAATGCTGAAAAGCTTCAGTACAATGAGAGTCTGTTCGTTCGCATGACAAAACGTGACGCCTCTCATGTTCAGCTACTAAG CATTCAATATCGAATGcatcccttcatctccgAGCTTCCTTCGAAGGTGTTCTATCACGGTCAGCTCAAAGACGGGCCCAGCATGGCGAAAAAGACTGCGGCTATTTGGCATCAGCGGAACATTTTTGGACCATATCGATTTTTCAATATCGAAGGCACGGAAATAAAGACGGGTACATCCACCAAGAATCCTGCGGAGGCCCTTGCTGCAGTCGAATTATACCGCCGTTTGAACGCCGATTTCGGGACAAGAGTGAATCTTGCAATGAGAATTGGAGTGATCTCAATGTACAGGGAACAGCTATGGGAGTTGAAGCGAAAATTTACTGAGGCTTTTGGTTCCACAATTTTGGAACTCGTTGA ATTCAACACTGTTGACGGTTTCCAAGGTCAAGAGAAAGACATCATCATATTGTCTTGTGTTCGGTCCGGGCCCAATCTAAAACATATCGGTTTTCTGAAAGACACCAGGCGAATGAACGTCGCACTCACTCGTGCCAAGAGTTCGTTGTTTATCTTTGGGAATGGGCCTACTTTGGAGCGAAGCGATGAACGATGGAAGATTATCGTCCAGGACGCAAGAGACAGAGgtttcttcatcaat TATGATTCCACTACGTTCAACGCAGCTGTTTTAGAACCTCCACCCTCGGTTAAGAAAAGGGGATCTGTCTCGAAATCCAAGGCTTCCCCAGGAGCGCCCCGATCTACAACCGTGCCTGACGGCTTGCTGCCTCCAAAAGACCTGGCTGCTGACATATCGACCCCTTCCAAGGTCAAACGAGAGGCTAGTGTTGAGCTTTCtaaggagaaaaaaaagaagcgaAAGACGTCTGATGGCTTATCACGAGCTGAAGAACCAACTTCTCGTGTAGCTGTTACCGCCACTGTACCCTCTTCTAGATTATCCTCTGAATCTGCCATGTCCGCTGTGAAACATGCGGAAGATAGTCCAcagctctcttcctccaaaccGCCCCCACTCAGGATACCACTTCCTCCGCAGCCTTCTAACTTCCCGAAAATGGCACGACCCCATCCGCCGCCACCCGAAGATGTGCTCttcatcaagaagaagaaaaag CGACCAAACAAGTAA
- a CDS encoding DNA excision repair protein ERCC-4: MFSKSRRHIPYLPFHKNLIRTLCRPQQDDLLLIAKGLGLRRIVCALLKTYDRKEDLVLVVGATPADEAGIGDELGIMGVRDPGFRVVGYEMSVKERNEMYRHGGLFSVTSKILVNDLLKGTLPVKLITGLVILHAERISHGSQEEFAVRLYRRENQSGFCKAFSDEPEVFAHGMSPLRDMLINLNMTSVLIWPRFNEVVKVDLSSRRADVVEMYVPMTDLMRQCQDAITECMEAMLVELKRDHSLNLDLEDINVRNAQFKNFDTIVRMRLKPVWHKVGAKTKIHVAALTELRNLHTWLLEYDSATFASYINTLQRQHFQAEKLITGAGRHIHDWFNAKAASQLVEASQARVSRRKMVMDNSPGPEEDADRRDADVGRDDGVDFQEEEFGLEEEALREQEELAERQRRGITEIVPDDDEEEIMEIFATQTQTLPQHRRQEDANNDLEQESMTQDENADETLRSAEGVLPPVFRPVMLSVRDDLGRSVERRLKKGHEAVLEEQPKWSVLAKVLKEIEDTIATVQVSHADAPGTNIILVMTTSDRTCLQLRQYLTTMSRTDPPFGPQAGRKMMESLFLSNWQHEKNGEKLGNAGTGIHRSDNDEIRVRGDIESKRVEDQRRAERARGRGRGVPSYKRRRQRGGAAVPAPRLAEMEKEHKEAMMKAYSAFTGGENDEDTQMQWALGESTRSASFTDLSTTSTSSDPSSALLASTGILEEDDLQPVPGSQTIAEAQYGLLPENFEEAYGLIAPEDAVIIRPYGGEDDDILLQELRPRFVVMYEPNLPFIRRLEVYRNCNPGLSLRVYQMIYTNSFEEDRFLSTIQREAEAFKKLIDDRQSMVIPIYNNNPRAPMRDTVTRSKTTYSSRNAGGGESAEEARIIVDIREMGALLPSLIDSAGIKVIPSTLTVGDYILSPKMCVERKSLADLEGSFNNGRLHTQCEAMTSHYETCVLLIEFDEDKFGMRTKEDARREAAGRANDPDETWRDTFYLQSKLALLALHFPRLRIIWSSSPHESVKILSDLKLNHDEPDEITATLKGSSEGEQGMRSGIENAAAVEMLRSIPGVSGRNLKFVMSKVESIKELVSMSRGQLKEILGEEGGEKAWEFLHHDPRYSR; the protein is encoded by the exons ATGTTCTCAAAATCACGGCGACACATCCcttatcttcctttccaCAAAAATCTCATTCGCACTCTCTGCCGACCTCAGCAGGACGACCTTTTACTCATCGCAAAAGGACTGGGTCTTCGTCGCATCGTCTGTGCCCTTCTGAAGACCTATGATAGGAAAGAAGATTTGGTGCTTGTGGTTGGCGCAACTCCGGCCGACGAGGCAGGTATAGGGGATGAGCTGGGCATTATGGGCGTGAGGGATCCGGGGTTCAGAGTTGTCGGGTACGAGATGAGCGTCAAGGAAAG GAACGAGATGTACAGACATGGTGGATTATTTTCAGTCACAAGCAAGATCCTTGTCAATGACTTATTAA AGGGTACCCTACCGGTGAAACTAATTACGGGTCTTGTTATTCTTCACGCTGAGAGAATATCGCATGGGAGTCAAGAAGAATTTGCGGTACGGTTGTATCGGCGTGAAAACCAG AGCGGCTTCTGCAAAGCTTTTTCGGACGAACCAGAGGTCTTCGCCCATGGGATGTCACCCCTTCGGGACATGCTTATTAACCTCAATATGACAAGTGTTTTGATTTGGCCCCG GTTTAACGAGGTCGTGAAGGTAGATCTTTCGAGTCGACGGGCGGACGTAGTTGAAATGTATGTGCCTATGACGGACCTCATGCGGCAATGTCAAGATGCCATCACGGAATGCATGGAAGCTATGCTTGTTGAGCTCAAGCGTGATCATTCTCTT AATCTTGATCTAGAAGATATAAACGTTCGAAATGCACAGTTCAAAAATTTCGATACCATTGTGcggatgagattgaaacCAGTATGGCACAAAGTAGGGGCAAAAACCAAAATTCACGTCGCTGCTCTTACGGAATTGCGAAATCTACACAC GTGGTTGTTGGAGTATGACTCTGCGACCTTTGCATCATATATCAACACTCTGCAACGACAGCACTTTCAGGCCGAGAAATTGATAACTGGAGCAGGCCGGCATATCCACGACTGGTTCAACGCCAAAGCAGCTTCTCAACTTGTGGAGGCTTCACAGGCAAGAGtttcaagaagaaaaatggTCATGGACAACAGCCCGGGtccggaagaagatgccgaTAGAAGAGATGCCGATGTTGGCAGGGATGACGGGGTGGATTttcaggaagaagagtttgggctggaggaagaagcctTAAGAGAACAGGAGGAGCTTGCTGAACGACAAAGACGAGGAATCACGGAAATTGTTCCtgatgacgacgaagaggaaatcATGGAGATTTTCGCTACCCAGActcaaactcttcctcagcaTCGCAGACAGGAGGATGCCAACAATGACCTGGAACAAGAATCAATGACCCAAGACGAGAATGCGGATGAAACCCTTCGCTCTGCTGAAGGCGTGCTACCTCCAGTCTTTCGCCCGGTAATGTTGAGCGTTAGAGACGATTTGGGTAGAAGCGTGGAAAGGAGGTTAAAAAAGGGCCATGAGGCAGTTTTGGAAGAACAACCTAAATGGAGTGTATTGGCAAAGGTCTTaaaggagattgaagataCTATTGCCACAGTTCAAGTGTCCCATGCCG ACGCCCCGGGAACGAACATCATTCTTGTCATGACCACCTCCGACCGCACTTGTCTTCAACTTCGTCAGTATCTTACTACCATGTCCCGTACAGATCCTCCTTTTGGACCCCAGGCTGGtagaaagatgatggaatcTCTCTTTCTATCCAATTGGCAGCATGAAAAGAATGGTGAAAAACTTGGGAATGCTGGAACTGGGATACACAGGTCAGACAATGATGAAATCAGGGTCCGAGGAGATATCGAAAGTAAGAGAGTGGAGgaccaaagaagagcagaaagGGCTCGGGGCCGGGGAAGAGGCGTGCCAAGCTATAAGAGACGGAGACAGAGGGGCGGAGCTGCTGTACCAGCTCCCAGATTAGCcgagatggagaa AGAGCACAAGGAAGCTATGATGAAAGCTTATTCCGCATTCACTGGTggtgagaatgatgaggacACCCAGATGCAATGGGCCCTTGGGGAGTC GACACGATCTGCATCATTTACGGATCTGTCAACAacctcaacttcttccGACCCATCATCTGCCTTGTTGGCATCCACCGGTATcctcgaagaagatgatcttCAGCCCGTGCCAGGATCTCAGACGATTGCCGAGGCTCAGTATGGTCTTTTGCCAGAGAATTTTGAAGAGGCCTATGGGCTTATAGCACCGGAAGACGCGGTAATTATCAGGCCATATGGgggagaagacgatgatatCTTATTACAAGAGTTGAGACCTAGGTTCGTTGTCATGTACGAACCCAACTTGCCATTCATCAGACGATTAGAG GTTTACAGAAACTGCAACCCTGGGCTATCATTGCGGGTATATCAAATGATCTACACCAACTCATTTGAGGAAGACCGTTTCTTGTCTACTATTCAAAGGGAGGCCGAGGCCTTCAAAAAGCTCATTGATGATAGGCAG TCGATGGTGATCCCGATATATAACAACAACCCCCGAGCTCCTATGCGTGATACCGTTACACGGTCTAAAACCACTTATTCCTCGCGTAATGCAGGCGGTGGTGAGAGTGCCGAGGAAGCAAGA ATCATCGTTGATATCCGAGAGATGGGtgctcttctcccttcacTTATTGATTCGGCCGGTATTAAGGTTATCCCTTCAACGCTAACTGTCGGAGATTACATCTTGTCTCCTAAAATGTGCGTcgagagaaagagtttAGCGGATTTGGAGGGCAGTTTCAATAATGGCCGATT ACATACACAATGTGAAGCTATGACATCTCACTATGAGACTTGCGTCCTGCTCATCGAGTTTGACGAGGACAAATTCGGTATGCGA ACGAAAGAGGATGCGCGTAGAGAAGCTGCAGGTCGAGCGAATGATCCTGACGAGACATGGCGAGACACTTTCTATCTTCAGTCCAaacttgctcttcttgcccttcatttCCCTCGTCTTCGAATCATCTGGTCTTCGTCACCCCACGAATCAGTCAAAATACTATCCGATCTCAAACTGAATCACGACGAACCCGATGAGATCACAGCCACGCTTAAAGGGTCCAGTGAGGGAGAACAAGGGATGAGAAGCGGCATCGAAAACGCGGCGGCAGTTGAGATGTTGAGATCCATTCCAGGAGTTAGCGGGAGAAATTTGAAGTTTGTGATGAGCAAGGTAGAGAGTATCAAGGAGTTAGTCTCCATGAGCAGAGGACAGCTCAAAGAAATTCtaggagaggaaggaggggagaaaGCTTGGGAATTCCTACATCATGACCCGAGATACTCGCGGTGA
- a CDS encoding arylformamidase gives MTSLNFQIAPAVQATEAPPIPKAQAWGCQYMPSPSAPLLDLSQGVPRDAPHPSILAALSQAASDPKTARYGPILGEPGLRQALAQEIKVQYFLLGQEVTSEDVAITTGCNMAFLSLLMTLCPPGKSTVLLPLPAYFNHTMSLSLQDVNPVYVPCEPDNMFKASLPFAKSYLASLKKESGDRREPRMIVLVSPSNPTGTVYTSDEIKLWYDLAREYKVALVLDETYRDFVEGESGERGLPHRLFEEPDWRSTLVSLGSFSKGYRIPGHRLGSIIASPELLSHITTICDCMQICPPRPPQIALTPLLPSLRPDLLAASSQLSYRRHLFKTTVNSVSGWKVISSGGFFAYVQFPEDYIYASSILGLKRKKLGSEDVARVLALRCGVVTLPGSFFMPFVADDEQWDNILDCETLRQDKWLRFAVANVEDDVVLSLGPRLKLMNKIMGVENEDVTQ, from the exons ATGACATCGCTTAACTTTCAGATCGCTCCCGCTGTCCAGGCTACCGAAGCTCCACC GATACCCAAAGCACAAGCATGGGGTTGTCAATATATGCCATCTCCCTCTGCCCCTTTGCTTGATCTCTCTCAAGGCGTGCCTCGGGATGCACCCCATCCGAGCATCCTCGCTGCTCTATCCCAGGCGGCTTCTGACCCTAAGACAGCTAGATACGGTCCTATTCTTGGAGAACCTGGCCTACGCCAGGCTTTGGCCCAAGAGATCAAGGTTCAATATTTTCTCCTTGGACAAGAGGTCACATCTGAAGATGTTGCGATCACAACGGGGTGCAACATGGCGTTCCTGTCGCTTCTTATGACGCTCTGTCCTCCTGGAAAGTCTACTGTCCTTCTACCCCTCCCAGCGTACTTCAACCACACAATGTCGCTTTCATTACAAGATGTAAACCCGGTGTATGTACCCTGTGAGCCGGATAATATGTTCAAggcttcccttccctttgcAAAGTCATATCTCGCCTctctgaagaaggaaagcggGGATAGGAGAGAACCGCGCATGATTGTACTTGTTTCCCCAAGTAACCCCACCGGGACAGTATACACAAGTGATGAGATCAAATTATGGTATGATCTGGCAAGAGAGTACAAGGTAGCTCTTGTGCTTGATGAAACTTACAGGGATTTTGTAGAGGGCGAAAGTGGGGAACGGGGATTACCGCATAGACTTTTCGAGGAGCCCGATTGGCGATCAACATTAGTGTCATTAGGAAGCTTCAGTA AGGGATACAGGATACCAGGGCATAGGTTGGGGTCAATTATCGCTAGCCCCGAACTACTCAGCCATATCACTACGATCTGCGACTGCATGCAG ATCTGTCCTCCTCGCCCCCCTCAAATTGCTCTCACCCCCCTTTTACCAAGCCTCCGCCCCGATCTTCTCGCCGCGTCTTCACAACTCTCCTATCGACGCCATCTGTTTAAAACCACCGTTAATTCTGTATCAGGTTGGAAAGTCATTTCTTCAGGAGGATTTTTCGCCTATGTCCAGTTTCCTGAAGACTATATTTATGCCTCAAGCATCTTAGGactgaaaagaaaaaagttgGGAAGTGAAGACGTGGCTCGAGTACTCGCCCTCCGATGTGGTGTTGTCACTCTCCCTGGGAGCTTTTTCATGCCTTTTGTGGCGGATGACGAACAGTGGGACAATATTTTAGATTGTGAAACTCTGAGGCAGGATAAATGGTTGAGATTCGCGGTGGCCAACGTGGAGGACGACGTCGTACTTTCTCTGGGACCAAGGTTAAAACTGATGAACAAGATCATGGGTGTCgaaaatgaagatgttaCACAATGA